In Musa acuminata AAA Group cultivar baxijiao chromosome BXJ2-8, Cavendish_Baxijiao_AAA, whole genome shotgun sequence, one genomic interval encodes:
- the LOC135620377 gene encoding beta-1,2-xylosyltransferease XAX1-like has translation MAEEVSYDVVVTDPDIAKFSSIVNSCDVLMRVHGSALTNMVFRLGNAAVIQVVPWGNPDWIASHYFRVPSKQMKLNYMEYSINEEETTLSELCPRDHAIFKVPKSLHPQKADWDTFSRIFLKEQNVKVDVR, from the coding sequence ATGGCCGAAGAGGTGAGCTATGATGTTGTGGTCACGGATCCTGACATTGCCAAGTTCTCAAGCATCGTGAACTCGTGCGATGTGCTGATGCGTGTTCATGGATCAGCGCTTACCAACATGGTGTTCCGTCTTGGAAACGCTGCGGTGATCCAAGTAGTTCCATGGGGTAATCCGGACTGGATTGCAAGCCACTACTTCAGGGTACCATCCAAGCAAATGAAGCTGAACTACATGGAGTACAGTATAAATGAGGAGGAAACTACACTCTCCGAACTGTGTCCCAGAGATCATGCAATTTTCAAGGTCCCCAAGTCACTGCATCCTCAAAAAGCAGATTGGGATACATTTTCCAGGATTTTCCTGAAAGAACAGAATGTGAAGGTTGATGTGAGATAG